A window from Micromonospora profundi encodes these proteins:
- a CDS encoding nitrate- and nitrite sensing domain-containing protein, whose product MRSRGTSIRTKVVALLLSLVALWMFSAWITLRDGFNLLGVQVINSRVYAPSEPLLQELQLERRLTQAYLSNPSAEQRAALEAEQRKATQLAEKFADSVRHWQVDVAGSKALDAQLDASIAQIDALEQTRAEVLGRSVDRVSAADAYTGAIESIFQIYDVTGSLDDKAIAADAAALIQLNRMKELISQEDALLSGLFGNGRMSGPEYARYVSLVGAERFLGEETRSRLADADQRRYQQLVEGEAFTRLRAVQDSIIREGRPATQLPVSAEQWRGTVEPALAEVNDVVVAGGEGIVDRATGVAVMVVVRLVLATGLGLLAVIASVVVSITTARTLLRQLERLRQAAWQLADERLPRVVERLGRGEEVDVATEAPPLEFGTDEIGQVGKAFNAVQETALRTAVEQAELRRNVRDVFLSLARRTQALVHRQLTLLDAMERREHDAEELEDLFRVDHLATRMRRNAENLIVLSGSTPGRAWRRNVPMVDVVRGAVAEVEDYTRVNVLPLGPVSLAGRAVGDIIHLLAELIENGLSFSPPHTTVEVRGQLVANGFAIEIEDRGLGMSEEDLAAANHRIVDQSELNLANAARLGLYVVSRLTERHGVRVRLKESAYGGTTAVVLIPLELVTENGVAPEDTGTPPAGTPIALPAAPISGAGDAGRPALGSPVALATPAPDTAASGTNTPDAPQLVTLATAGSAADQADGDVVLPTRQRTTPPGGLPELPTRTRRPLNQSALEGPTVASGLPAIDRTEPATGPGEPTVDGGPMPARSETDRTDSGLPVRIRQANIVPELRDDPAATESDEEDVVRPPEQVRRMMSSYQSGTRRGRTDAARLLGGASGASPAATPEPTDEEPQAT is encoded by the coding sequence ATGCGTTCTCGCGGTACGAGTATCCGCACCAAGGTTGTCGCCCTGCTGCTCTCCCTGGTCGCGCTCTGGATGTTCTCGGCGTGGATCACCCTGCGGGACGGCTTCAACCTGCTCGGTGTCCAGGTGATCAACAGCAGGGTCTACGCGCCCAGTGAGCCGCTGCTGCAGGAGCTCCAGTTGGAGCGGCGCCTGACGCAGGCGTACCTGAGCAACCCCAGCGCCGAGCAGCGCGCGGCGCTGGAGGCCGAGCAGCGCAAGGCCACGCAACTCGCCGAGAAGTTCGCCGACTCGGTCCGTCACTGGCAGGTCGACGTGGCCGGCAGCAAGGCCCTCGACGCCCAGTTGGATGCCTCGATCGCCCAGATCGACGCCCTCGAGCAGACCCGCGCCGAGGTGCTCGGGCGCTCGGTCGACAGGGTCTCCGCGGCCGACGCCTACACCGGCGCCATCGAGTCGATCTTCCAGATCTACGACGTCACCGGCAGCCTCGACGACAAGGCGATCGCCGCCGACGCGGCCGCCCTGATCCAGCTCAACCGCATGAAGGAGCTGATCTCCCAGGAGGACGCGCTGCTCAGCGGCCTGTTCGGCAACGGCCGGATGAGCGGGCCCGAGTACGCCCGCTACGTCTCCCTGGTCGGCGCGGAGCGGTTCCTCGGCGAAGAGACCCGCTCCCGGCTCGCCGACGCCGACCAGCGCCGCTACCAGCAACTCGTCGAGGGTGAGGCGTTCACCAGGCTGCGCGCCGTACAGGACAGCATCATCCGCGAGGGCCGACCGGCGACCCAGCTGCCGGTCAGCGCCGAGCAGTGGCGCGGCACCGTCGAGCCGGCGCTGGCCGAGGTGAACGACGTGGTCGTCGCCGGCGGTGAAGGCATCGTGGACCGGGCGACCGGCGTGGCGGTGATGGTCGTCGTCCGGCTCGTGCTCGCCACCGGTCTGGGTCTGCTCGCCGTCATCGCCTCGGTCGTCGTCTCGATCACCACGGCCCGGACCCTGCTGCGCCAGTTGGAGAGGCTGCGCCAGGCGGCCTGGCAGCTCGCCGACGAACGGCTGCCCCGCGTGGTGGAACGACTCGGTCGCGGCGAGGAGGTCGACGTCGCCACCGAGGCACCTCCGCTGGAGTTCGGCACCGACGAGATCGGCCAGGTCGGCAAGGCCTTCAACGCGGTTCAGGAGACCGCTCTGCGCACCGCCGTGGAGCAGGCCGAGCTGCGTCGCAACGTCCGTGACGTCTTCCTCAGCCTGGCCCGGCGCACCCAGGCACTGGTGCACCGCCAGCTCACCCTGCTCGACGCCATGGAGCGCCGTGAACACGACGCGGAGGAGTTGGAGGACCTGTTCCGGGTCGACCACCTGGCCACCCGGATGCGGCGTAACGCCGAGAACCTGATCGTGCTCTCCGGCTCCACTCCGGGTCGGGCCTGGCGGCGCAACGTCCCCATGGTCGACGTGGTGCGCGGCGCGGTGGCCGAGGTGGAGGACTACACGCGGGTCAACGTGCTGCCCCTCGGCCCTGTCTCCCTCGCCGGCCGGGCGGTCGGCGACATCATCCACCTGCTCGCCGAACTCATCGAGAACGGCCTGTCGTTCTCGCCACCGCACACCACAGTGGAGGTCCGCGGTCAGCTGGTGGCCAACGGGTTCGCCATCGAGATCGAGGACCGGGGCCTCGGCATGAGCGAGGAGGACCTGGCCGCGGCGAACCACCGCATCGTCGACCAGTCCGAGTTGAACCTCGCCAACGCCGCCCGGCTCGGGCTCTACGTGGTGAGCCGGCTGACCGAACGGCACGGCGTGCGGGTCCGACTCAAGGAATCGGCGTACGGCGGCACCACCGCCGTCGTGCTGATCCCGCTGGAGCTCGTCACCGAGAACGGGGTCGCCCCGGAGGACACCGGCACACCTCCGGCCGGGACGCCCATCGCGCTGCCGGCGGCACCGATCTCCGGTGCGGGCGACGCCGGCCGTCCCGCCCTGGGCTCACCGGTCGCCCTGGCCACACCGGCACCGGACACGGCCGCGTCGGGCACGAACACACCGGACGCGCCGCAGCTGGTGACCTTGGCAACGGCCGGCAGCGCCGCCGACCAGGCCGACGGTGACGTCGTACTCCCCACCCGGCAACGGACGACCCCACCCGGCGGGCTGCCGGAGCTGCCCACCCGGACCCGGCGGCCCCTGAACCAGTCGGCCCTGGAAGGGCCCACGGTCGCCAGCGGCCTGCCCGCTATCGACCGCACGGAGCCGGCGACCGGCCCCGGCGAACCGACAGTCGACGGCGGCCCGATGCCGGCCCGGTCGGAGACCGACCGGACCGACTCCGGCCTGCCGGTCCGGATCCGGCAGGCGAACATCGTGCCCGAGCTGCGCGACGACCCGGCGGCGACGGAGTCCGACGAGGAGGACGTGGTACGCCCGCCGGAGCAGGTGCGCCGGATGATGAGCTCCTACCAGAGCGGCACCCGACGTGGTCGCACCGACGCGGCACGACTGCTCGGCGGAGCGTCCGGCGCGTCGCCTGCGGCGACGCCCGAGCCGACCGACGAGGAACCGCAAGCCACCTGA